The Pseudarthrobacter sp. NS4 genome includes a window with the following:
- a CDS encoding BatC protein: MTSPEQDPSQQEGPADGGADGVPGMHDGGADGGADSGADGGADSGADGGADSGADGGADSGADGGADSGADGGADSGADGGADGGAAERGI, from the coding sequence ATGACCAGTCCAGAGCAGGATCCAAGCCAGCAGGAAGGCCCCGCGGACGGCGGCGCGGACGGCGTCCCCGGCATGCATGATGGAGGTGCCGACGGTGGGGCTGACAGCGGTGCCGACGGAGGAGCTGACAGCGGTGCCGACGGAGGAGCTGACAGCGGTGCCGACGGAGGAGCTGACAGCGGTGCCGACGGAGGAGCTGACAGCGGTGCCGACGGAGGAGCTGACAGCGGTGCCGACGGCGGAGCCGATGGGGGAGCCGCAGAACGGGGCATCTAA
- a CDS encoding helix-turn-helix domain-containing protein — protein sequence MTRRYHQYLTIEQAARALNIDVNQVLAMLNSGQLRRSPSRPGTADMVNSTDIELTKQRLETLRRLDGDVQQ from the coding sequence GTGACTCGCCGCTACCACCAATACCTCACCATCGAACAGGCAGCCAGGGCGCTGAACATCGACGTCAACCAAGTACTGGCAATGCTCAACAGCGGTCAGCTGCGGCGCTCCCCGAGCCGACCCGGCACGGCCGATATGGTCAATTCCACCGACATTGAACTGACGAAGCAACGACTTGAAACCCTCCGCCGCCTCGACGGCGATGTACAGCAATAG
- a CDS encoding DUF389 domain-containing protein: MPRTVTVSLPSHRTDSLLEEIRRLPGLITLSVQRGISLQPPGDVVNLELTDRALPQLMHVLEGHGSGTEQDVSVSIGEPVGMISASSATAIARDVSSSSSFEEMDFVIGRESNMDLFKLVVMAIAGFVAAAGIGTNAVHLVIGAMLIAPGFEPLVRVSLGAVGGNRAWKWGLLDTVKGYGVLVLGAAAGTLLLRSLGTRPLGDTTGYLSSGVLVEYWTTFSWSSTVVTIAAGLAGAILIAASRSVLTTGVMIALALVPSATLVGAGLATWQIDLAWLSFLRWLHDASIVVGTALMVIVAIRLRRGRGHALTERTGGRA; this comes from the coding sequence ATGCCCCGCACAGTCACCGTGTCCCTGCCCTCACATCGGACCGACTCCTTGCTCGAGGAGATCCGTCGGTTGCCAGGACTCATCACACTTTCGGTGCAGAGGGGCATCTCCCTCCAGCCCCCGGGTGACGTCGTCAACCTCGAGCTCACCGACCGGGCACTGCCACAGCTGATGCACGTCTTGGAAGGGCACGGGTCCGGCACCGAGCAGGACGTCTCCGTCTCGATCGGTGAGCCGGTGGGGATGATCTCGGCGTCTTCAGCGACCGCGATCGCCAGAGATGTTTCGTCGTCTTCTTCCTTCGAGGAAATGGACTTCGTGATCGGGCGGGAGAGCAACATGGACCTCTTCAAGTTGGTCGTGATGGCCATCGCCGGTTTCGTGGCCGCCGCCGGGATTGGTACCAACGCAGTGCATCTGGTCATTGGGGCCATGTTAATCGCTCCGGGGTTCGAGCCGCTTGTGAGAGTCAGTCTCGGCGCCGTCGGTGGGAACAGGGCTTGGAAATGGGGGTTGCTCGATACGGTGAAGGGCTACGGTGTCCTCGTCCTCGGGGCTGCGGCGGGCACGCTGCTACTGCGCAGTCTCGGCACCAGGCCCCTCGGGGACACGACCGGCTATCTTTCCTCTGGCGTGCTCGTCGAATATTGGACCACCTTCAGTTGGAGCAGCACGGTTGTGACCATCGCTGCAGGACTGGCTGGTGCAATACTCATCGCCGCAAGCAGATCGGTGCTCACGACGGGCGTCATGATCGCTCTGGCTCTGGTCCCGTCGGCCACATTGGTAGGCGCCGGGCTCGCCACCTGGCAGATAGACCTCGCCTGGCTGTCCTTCCTTCGGTGGCTCCACGACGCCAGCATCGTCGTGGGCACAGCTCTCATGGTCATCGTGGCCATACGCCTGCGCCGCGGTCGTGGTCACGCCCTGACGGAGCGGACGGGTGGCCGTGCGTGA
- a CDS encoding saccharopine dehydrogenase family protein: MDNSPREHDLVLYGATGFVGRLIAGYVAEHAPAGMRVGLAGRSRSRLGAVRSQLPVAAHRWALIEADSEDADSIAALAAGTRVLFTTVGPYAKHGLPVVDACARAGTHYADLAGEVSFVREAIDRYDALARTSGARIVHSCGYDSVPSDLAVLLLHQAAEADGAGGLVEVQLIATAKGGISGGTLESMRGQLDAMRSSTALRSLAADPYALSPDRTREPTTQQPPDTGPVRRSDDGTWTAPFIMAAINTRIVRRSNALQGWAYGRSLQYGEVMGVAPGPAGAVIARAMALGLRAFTGAMAFPPTRRVLDRCLPAPGAGPSTNTQRAGWFHSQVTVRTEKGHRYQAIAAGPGDPGYAATAVMAGETALALALDGDRLPTAKGSLTPATALGNVLMQRLRAAGHTYDVTKLV, translated from the coding sequence ATGGACAACTCACCTCGGGAACACGACCTCGTTCTCTACGGAGCGACGGGTTTCGTTGGCCGACTGATCGCCGGCTACGTCGCGGAGCATGCACCGGCCGGTATGCGAGTCGGACTCGCCGGCCGGTCCAGGTCCAGACTCGGGGCGGTTCGATCGCAGTTGCCGGTCGCGGCGCACCGATGGGCCCTCATCGAAGCCGACTCGGAGGACGCGGACTCGATCGCCGCCCTGGCCGCGGGCACACGCGTGCTCTTCACAACCGTCGGCCCGTACGCGAAACACGGACTACCTGTCGTCGACGCATGCGCACGGGCCGGTACCCACTACGCCGACCTCGCCGGTGAGGTGTCCTTCGTCCGGGAGGCAATCGATCGCTACGACGCTCTGGCCAGGACGAGCGGGGCCAGGATCGTGCACTCCTGCGGCTACGACTCCGTTCCGTCCGACCTCGCCGTACTGCTGCTTCATCAGGCGGCAGAAGCCGATGGCGCTGGTGGTTTGGTCGAGGTCCAACTCATTGCTACGGCCAAGGGTGGCATCAGCGGAGGCACGCTCGAATCGATGCGCGGGCAGCTCGACGCGATGCGATCGAGCACCGCCCTGAGGTCATTAGCCGCGGACCCCTACGCGCTGAGCCCCGACCGCACAAGGGAGCCGACGACACAACAGCCTCCTGACACCGGTCCTGTGCGGCGTTCCGACGACGGCACCTGGACCGCGCCTTTCATCATGGCCGCGATCAACACCCGGATAGTGCGCCGCAGCAACGCATTGCAGGGCTGGGCCTACGGCCGCTCCCTTCAGTACGGCGAGGTGATGGGGGTGGCCCCCGGACCGGCAGGAGCGGTCATCGCCAGGGCAATGGCACTCGGGCTCCGGGCATTCACGGGCGCGATGGCGTTCCCGCCGACCCGGAGGGTGCTCGACCGCTGTCTTCCGGCACCAGGTGCGGGCCCGAGCACCAACACGCAGCGCGCGGGCTGGTTCCACTCCCAAGTAACCGTCCGCACCGAGAAGGGCCACCGATACCAGGCGATTGCTGCTGGCCCCGGGGATCCCGGCTATGCCGCCACCGCCGTGATGGCAGGCGAGACTGCACTCGCTCTTGCCCTCGACGGTGACAGGCTGCCGACCGCGAAAGGATCGCTGACACCGGCCACTGCACTCGGCAACGTGCTCATGCAGCGACTCCGTGCGGCCGGCCACACTTACGACGTAACCAAACTCGTCTGA